The Staphylococcus sp. 17KM0847 DNA segment GTTAAATCTAATAAATAGGCTGTCTCTTCAAGCGTATCTGTACCATGAGTAATAACAAAACCATCATACGCTTCAATGTGTCTCTCGATAAGCTGCTTAACTTCTTTAACATGTTCAATCGTAATATGTGGTGAAGGTACAGTAAATGGCATCACTTCAGTAATATCTGCATATGCTTGAATGAGATCTTGATGGTTGGCAATAGGATTATCTGTATTTGTTGTTACTTTATTGGAATCATCTTCAGACATACTAATGGTACCGCCTGTATGAATGACTAATAATTTTTTCAATGAAACTCCTCCTCGTAAATCGGTTACTCATTATGATAAAATATTACTATACAAACAACAACAAGGAAGGTTTAAAATGACTGCTATTAATATTGCTTTAGATGGACCTGCAGCAGCTGGAAAAAGTACAATCGCTAAACGTGTCGCTGCTGCACTAAGTATGATCTATGTTGATACAGGTGCAATGTATCGCGCTATTACTTACTATTACTTGAATCATCAAGATACTTTTACTGATTTTAAAAGTTTGATAGAACATATCAATTTACAGCTCACATATGATGAAACAAAAGGACAACGTGTGATTGTAAATGATGAAGATGTTACTGACTTTTTACGCAGCAATGAAGTTACGGATCATGTATCTTATGTTGCCTCACAAGGAGAGGTTCGAACATATCTCGTGGAAACACAACAACAACTTGCTAAAAACAAAGGCATTGTAATGGATGGACGTGACATTGGAACAACTGTATTACCAGACGCAGAAGTCAAAGTTTACATGGTCGCTTCTGTTGAAGAGCGTGCCGCACGTCGACTTAAAGACAACCAAGAGCGTGGTATTACATCGTCACTAGAACAATTGAAAGCAGATATTGCTGAACGAGATGCTTATGATATGAATCGAGAAATTTCACCACTTGTTAAAGCACAAGATGCCATCGAGATTGATACGACAGGCATGACAATTGAAAGCGTAACGCAAAAAATTATTGAACTTGCACACAAAGTACTGTCAAATTAATATGAAAGCGTTGAAACTTCTTGACAATTTAAGCGGTTTATAAGATGTTATTATTATGTAGTAATACAAGGAGGCATTTATGATGACTGAAGAATTCAATGAGTCAATGATTCAAGACATTAAAGAAGGCGACAAAATCACAGGTGAGGTACAACAAATCAACGACAAACATGTTGTTGTACATGTAAACGGGGGTAAATATAACGGTATTATCCCAATTAGCCAACTTTCGACACACCACATTGATGATGTTAACGAAGTTGTTAAAGTCGGAGATGAAGTTGGGGCATATGTTACAAAAGTAGAAATTGATGAAGAAAA contains these protein-coding regions:
- the cmk gene encoding (d)CMP kinase — encoded protein: MTAINIALDGPAAAGKSTIAKRVAAALSMIYVDTGAMYRAITYYYLNHQDTFTDFKSLIEHINLQLTYDETKGQRVIVNDEDVTDFLRSNEVTDHVSYVASQGEVRTYLVETQQQLAKNKGIVMDGRDIGTTVLPDAEVKVYMVASVEERAARRLKDNQERGITSSLEQLKADIAERDAYDMNREISPLVKAQDAIEIDTTGMTIESVTQKIIELAHKVLSN